In Paroedura picta isolate Pp20150507F chromosome 1, Ppicta_v3.0, whole genome shotgun sequence, the following are encoded in one genomic region:
- the DEGS1 gene encoding sphingolipid delta(4)-desaturase DES1, protein MGEETAAPKEARLQRIGLGEKRPRFRHESSRREESGRQAPVRSHPAARALAMGNAVAREDFEWVYTDEPHADRRKEILRKHPEIKTLMKSDSRLIWIVVLMVFVQLVTFYLVKDLNWKWVLFWSYAFHSCISHSMTLAVHEISHNSAFGNAKPLWNRWFGMFANLPLGFPYSVTFKRYHMDHHRYLGGDGIDVDIPTDFEGWFFCTRFRKLLWIILQPLFYAIRPLSINPKPISRLEIINVCVQLLFDAAVYYAFGVKSVVYMLVGSVLGMGVHPISGHFIAEHYMFLKGYETYSYYGPLNMLTFNVGYHNEHHDFPNVPGKSLPMLKEMAPEYYDNLPQYKSWIKVLYDFVMDDSISPYSRMKRHLKDEVKLD, encoded by the exons ATGGGAGAGGAGACCGCCGCTCCTAAAGAGGCTCGGTTGCAGAGGATTGGGCTGGGCGAGAAGCGGCCGAGGTTTCGTCACGAGAGCTCCCGCAGAGAAGAAAGCGGGCGGCAGGCCCCAGTACGGTCTCATCCAGCAGCTCGCGCCTTAGCCATGGGGAACGCTGTGGCTCGTGAGGATTTCGAATGGGTGTACACGGACGAGCCACACGCCGACCGGCGAAAGGAGATCCTGC GTAAACATCCAGAGATAAAAACCTTGATGAAATCAGATTCCAGATTGATCTGGATAGTTGTACTGATGGTGTTTGTACAGCTAGTTACTTTTTATCTAGTTAAAGACTTGAATTGGAAATGGGTTCTTTTTTGGTCATATGCATTCCACAGCTGTATCAGTCACTCTATGACTCTAGCTGTTCATGAAATTTCTCACAATAGTGCCTTTGGCAATGCTAAGCCTCTGTGGAATcggtggtttggaatgtttgcaaATCTCCCTCTTGGCTTCCCATATTCAGTAACCTTCAAGAGATACCACATGGATCATCATCGTTATCTTGGTGGTGATGGAATAGACGTGGACATCCCAACTGACTTTGAAGGATGGTTTTTTTGCACCCGTTTTAGAAAGCTCCTTTGGATTATTCTTCAGCCTTTATTTTATGCCATTCGACCTCTGTCAATAAATCCCAAACCAATCTCACGACTTGAAATAATCAATGTCTGTGTTCAGCTTCTTTTTGATGCTGCAGTATACTATGCCTTTGGAGTAAAATCAGTTGTCTATATGCTTGTTGGATCAGTGCTTGGGATGGGCGTACATCCTATTTCAGGACACTTCATAGCTGAACATTACATGTTTTTGAAGGGGTATGAAACATATTCCTACTATGGACCACTTAATATGCTTACATTCAATGTTGGATACCATAATGAACACCATGACTTTCCTAATGTTCCTGGAAAGAGCCTTCCAATG CTAAAGGAAATGGCCCCTGAATACTATGATAACCTGCCACAGTATAAATCCTGGATAAAAGTACTTTATGATTTTGTGATGGATGATTCTATCAGTCCCTACTCACGTATGAAAAGACATTTAAAGGATGAAGTGAAACTGGATtga